In a genomic window of Trachemys scripta elegans isolate TJP31775 chromosome 12, CAS_Tse_1.0, whole genome shotgun sequence:
- the LOC117886055 gene encoding olfactory receptor 5A1-like, with protein sequence MVLIRADFHLHTPMYFFLFHLSFVDICYSSITVPNMLMNFLAEHKTISVNGCIAQMFFFFLLAGTEVFILSAMAYDRYAAICYPLHYVDAINKEIWVQLVSGAWITGFFYALINTVFALELHFCGPNQISHFCCELPPLLQLSCTDILTNQMVLLTSVVILGSSSFLFTLISYIHVISTILRIRSAEGRRKAFSTCSSHLIVVGLLYLTAFFQYTKPSSVSSVLLDEMFSIQYSILTPLLNPIIYSLKNKEVKTALRNILGKFRFLN encoded by the coding sequence ATGGTGCTGATAAGAGCTGATTttcaccttcacacccccatgtatttcttcctcttcCACTTATCCTTTGTTGATATCTGCTATTCCTCCATCACAGTGCCTAATATGCTGATGAACTTTCTTGCAGAGCACAAAACAATTTCAGTCAATGGCTGCATTGCCCagatgttcttcttttttctcttagCTGGTACAGAAGTTTTCATTCTCTCAGCCATGGCTTATGACCGCTATGCTGCCATCTGCTACCCATTGCATTACGTGGATGCAATCAAcaaagagatctgggttcagctcGTGAGTGGTGCATGGATCACGGGCTTCTTTTATGCCTTAATTAACACAGTTTTTGCCCTCGAGTTGCACTTCTGTGGACCCAATCAAATCAGCCATTTTTGCTGTGAGCTCCCTCCCCTGTTACAACTCTCCTGTACTGACATTCTCACCAATCAAATGGTGCTTCTTACTTCTGTTGTGATACTGGGATCAAGCTCCTTCCTCTTCACCCTCATCTCCTACATTCACGTCATCTCCACCATCTTGAGAATACGCTCTGCGGAGGGCAGGAggaaagccttctccacctgcagctcccaccttatTGTGGTTGGTTTGTTGTATCTGACCGCTTTTTTCCAGTACACAAAACCCAGCTCAGTCTCCTCTGTTCTTCTGGATGAAATGTTCTCCATCCAGTACAGCATCTTGACCCCCCTGTTAAACCCCATAATCTACAGCCTGAAAAACAAGGAGGTGAAAACAGCTCTAAGGAATATATTAGGGAAATTCAGGTTTCTCAACTAG